One Haloterrigena salifodinae DNA window includes the following coding sequences:
- a CDS encoding ABC transporter ATP-binding protein, which produces MALLEVEDLVVQFYTEDGVVRAVDGISYEIERGEHLALVGESGAGKTVTSLALLGLIEDPGEIVGGEIRFRGRNILACSDSELRSLRGNEIAMVFQDPETALNPVYSVGEQIAEAIRAHRDVTDEQARRRTVELLERVGVPDAERRYADYPHEFSGGQQQRIVIAMALSCEPDLLVCDEPTTALDVTVEAQILELLEELAEEFETAIQFVSHDLGVVAERCDRVLVVYAGQIVERASVDDLYYDPKHPYTVGLMASIPRLGDDRDRLPTIPGAAPDLIDPPTGCRFHPRCPYAESCCATREPSLVDAETGTTATPLESSPDDHLAACHEYTGALEDGLDYDVVVRGEDEGRGESE; this is translated from the coding sequence GTGGCACTGCTCGAAGTCGAGGACCTCGTCGTCCAGTTCTACACCGAGGACGGCGTCGTCCGCGCGGTCGACGGGATCAGTTACGAGATCGAACGCGGCGAGCACCTCGCGCTCGTCGGCGAGAGCGGCGCCGGCAAGACCGTCACCAGCCTCGCCCTGCTGGGGTTGATCGAGGACCCCGGCGAGATCGTCGGCGGCGAGATCCGCTTTCGGGGGCGGAACATCTTGGCGTGCTCCGATTCGGAGCTGCGATCGCTCCGCGGCAACGAGATCGCGATGGTGTTCCAGGACCCCGAGACGGCGCTCAACCCCGTCTACTCCGTCGGCGAACAGATCGCCGAGGCGATCCGCGCCCACAGGGACGTCACCGACGAGCAGGCCCGCCGACGGACGGTCGAGCTCCTGGAGCGCGTCGGCGTTCCCGATGCCGAGCGCCGCTACGCGGACTACCCCCACGAATTCTCCGGCGGCCAGCAACAGCGGATCGTCATCGCGATGGCGCTGTCCTGCGAGCCCGACCTGCTGGTCTGCGACGAGCCCACCACGGCGCTCGACGTCACGGTCGAAGCCCAGATTCTCGAGTTACTCGAGGAACTCGCCGAGGAGTTCGAGACGGCGATCCAGTTCGTCTCCCACGACCTCGGGGTCGTCGCCGAACGCTGCGATCGCGTGCTCGTCGTCTATGCCGGGCAGATCGTCGAGCGTGCATCCGTCGACGACCTGTACTACGATCCCAAACACCCCTACACGGTCGGGCTGATGGCGTCGATCCCCCGCCTCGGCGACGACCGCGATCGGCTGCCGACGATTCCCGGCGCCGCGCCCGACCTGATCGATCCCCCCACGGGCTGTCGGTTCCACCCGCGCTGTCCGTACGCCGAGTCCTGCTGTGCGACCCGCGAGCCGTCGCTCGTCGACGCGGAGACCGGGACGACCGCGACGCCGCTCGAGTCGTCGCCCGACGACCACCTCGCTGCCTGCCACGAGTACACCGGCGCCCTCGAGGACGGGCTGGACTACGACGTCGTCGTCAGGGGCGAGGACGAAGGTCGGGGTGAGTCCGAGTGA
- a CDS encoding ABC transporter permease, which produces MTLATYVRKRVLVSIPVLLGVTALTFSLLHLTPGDPVDAMLGFQEVDPAVRESLKAEYNLDRPVWEQYLLWLRDALVLEFGRSPITGRDVGATIADRLPYTLVLGGAAWLCSLLIGIPAGVVAAVKRGEPADEVSRIAALAGIATPNFWLGLVLLFVFSVRLGWFRVIPPDAPLLSPATLRFLILPTITLGTASAALVARLLRSSMLRELNASYVRTARAKGLRERTVICKHVLRNSLIAVVTVAGLQLTLLVDGAVVVEQVFSWPGVGRLLVGAIGQRDLPTVQATVLVVAVSVVLANLLVDIVYAVLDPRIRYER; this is translated from the coding sequence ATGACGCTGGCCACCTACGTCCGAAAGCGGGTGCTGGTTTCGATCCCGGTACTGCTGGGTGTGACGGCCCTGACGTTTTCGCTGCTCCACCTGACGCCAGGGGATCCGGTCGACGCCATGCTCGGCTTTCAAGAGGTCGACCCGGCCGTCCGGGAGTCGCTGAAAGCCGAGTACAACCTCGACCGCCCGGTCTGGGAGCAGTATCTGCTCTGGCTGCGCGACGCGCTCGTCCTCGAGTTCGGCCGGTCGCCGATCACGGGTCGCGACGTCGGGGCGACGATCGCCGATCGACTGCCCTACACGCTCGTGCTCGGGGGCGCGGCGTGGCTCTGTTCGCTCCTGATCGGGATTCCGGCGGGGGTCGTCGCGGCCGTCAAGCGGGGCGAACCCGCCGACGAGGTCAGCCGCATTGCGGCCCTCGCCGGTATCGCGACGCCGAACTTCTGGCTGGGGCTGGTCCTTCTGTTCGTCTTCAGCGTCCGCCTCGGCTGGTTTCGAGTCATTCCGCCTGACGCGCCGCTTTTGAGCCCCGCGACGCTGCGGTTTCTGATCCTGCCGACGATCACGCTCGGGACGGCCTCGGCCGCGCTCGTCGCGCGCCTGCTGCGCTCGTCGATGCTCCGGGAACTGAACGCGTCGTACGTCCGGACCGCCCGCGCGAAGGGGTTGCGCGAGCGGACGGTGATCTGCAAACACGTCCTGCGCAACTCCCTGATCGCCGTCGTCACCGTCGCCGGCCTCCAGTTGACCCTCCTCGTCGACGGCGCGGTCGTCGTCGAGCAGGTGTTCTCCTGGCCCGGCGTGGGGCGGCTCCTGGTCGGCGCGATCGGACAGCGCGACCTCCCGACCGTCCAGGCGACGGTGCTGGTCGTCGCCGTCTCGGTCGTCCTCGCGAACCTGCTCGTCGATATCGTCTACGCCGTCCTTGACCCGCGGATCAGATACGAACGGTGA
- a CDS encoding ABC transporter permease codes for MTREPRDRSTTDRGRIRIEGFDEAVAADRAAAVDPWADERSNDAETTSRGRFEGAWRRFRSNRTAVLGLAIIAALSVVAVFARPIAFSTAEYTITIQPFSLAPYDPAEMYVGPPNAGPSAAHPFGTDWAGRDLFSRVLVGGRFSLSIGVVAVALALVVGIPLGAIAGYFGGWVDELVMRVVDTLYAFPFLVLAIAIVAVVGRGYWNIVAALALTGWIGYARLLRGEILSVKEREYVTAARALGTPDRTIIARHVVPNAVAPVVVQATLNVGTVVLTAAALGFLGLGLEPSTAEWGSMLANGRDSIAAGYWHRTVFPGLAIFLFVMAINLVGDGINDALDPQGETAERRHR; via the coding sequence ATGACACGAGAACCACGGGATCGATCAACGACCGACCGCGGCCGGATTCGCATCGAGGGGTTCGACGAGGCGGTCGCGGCCGACCGCGCCGCCGCCGTCGATCCCTGGGCCGACGAACGATCGAACGACGCTGAGACCACGTCTCGAGGCCGTTTCGAGGGCGCCTGGCGCCGCTTTCGATCGAACCGAACGGCCGTGCTCGGCCTCGCGATCATCGCGGCGCTCTCGGTCGTCGCGGTCTTCGCCCGGCCGATCGCGTTCTCGACGGCCGAGTACACGATCACGATCCAGCCGTTCTCGCTGGCGCCGTACGATCCCGCCGAGATGTACGTCGGGCCGCCCAACGCCGGACCGTCGGCGGCCCACCCCTTCGGAACCGACTGGGCGGGCCGGGACCTATTCTCCCGGGTCCTCGTCGGCGGGCGGTTCAGCCTCAGCATCGGGGTCGTCGCCGTCGCGCTCGCGCTGGTCGTCGGGATTCCGCTGGGCGCGATCGCCGGCTACTTCGGCGGCTGGGTCGACGAACTCGTCATGCGGGTCGTCGACACCCTCTATGCGTTCCCGTTTCTGGTGCTCGCGATCGCCATCGTGGCGGTCGTCGGTCGCGGCTACTGGAACATCGTCGCCGCGCTCGCGCTGACCGGCTGGATCGGCTACGCCCGCCTGCTGCGGGGAGAGATCCTCTCGGTGAAAGAACGCGAGTACGTCACCGCCGCGAGGGCCCTCGGGACGCCGGACCGGACCATCATCGCCAGACACGTCGTTCCGAACGCCGTCGCCCCCGTCGTCGTCCAGGCGACGCTGAACGTCGGGACGGTCGTCCTGACGGCCGCGGCGCTGGGCTTTCTGGGCCTCGGCCTCGAGCCGAGCACCGCCGAGTGGGGATCGATGCTCGCGAACGGCCGCGATTCGATCGCCGCCGGCTACTGGCACCGCACCGTCTTCCCCGGGCTGGCGATCTTCCTGTTCGTGATGGCGATCAACCTCGTCGGCGACGGGATCAACGACGCGCTCGATCCGCAGGGCGAGACCGCCGAACGGAGGCACCGGTAG